One genomic window of Desulfuromonas sp. AOP6 includes the following:
- a CDS encoding Na(+)/H(+) antiporter subunit B — MKTLQQRYEGRGLGHDLIIQTSVRLMVPFIQLFGLYVIVHGHYSPGGGFQGGVLLGASFILLALAFDIKMSMRHFSERINLVLGNTGALLFVGTGVLCALVGGLFLDYSALTALFPMDAIEWRSFGIFIVEVGVGLAVASIMLSLYWDLSSNGDLEEGL; from the coding sequence ATGAAGACGCTGCAGCAGCGCTATGAGGGGCGGGGTTTGGGGCACGATCTGATCATTCAGACCTCGGTGCGCCTGATGGTTCCCTTTATTCAGCTGTTTGGCCTTTACGTCATCGTTCACGGCCATTACAGCCCCGGTGGCGGTTTTCAGGGCGGCGTTCTGCTGGGAGCCTCCTTTATCCTGCTGGCGCTGGCTTTTGATATCAAGATGTCCATGCGGCATTTTTCGGAAAGAATCAACCTGGTTCTCGGCAATACCGGTGCCCTGCTTTTTGTGGGCACGGGCGTGCTCTGTGCGCTGGTCGGTGGCCTCTTTCTGGATTACAGCGCCCTGACGGCCCTGTTCCCCATGGACGCTATCGAGTGGCGTTCTTTCGGAATTTTCATTGTCGAGGTCGGCGTCGGGCTGGCTGTCGCGAGCATCATGCTGTCGCTCTATTGGGATCTCAGTTCCAACGGCGACCTGGAAGAGGGGCTCTAG
- a CDS encoding monovalent cation/H+ antiporter complex subunit F, which produces MITHIVMAGAIFIILLMALCLIRVVGGPTVLDRILGGSVIGTKTTVLLLLIGMMYGNVGMFVDIALAYALLNFIATLGATKYFLRRKSVHLEGES; this is translated from the coding sequence ATGATCACCCACATTGTCATGGCGGGCGCCATTTTTATTATCCTGTTGATGGCCTTGTGCCTGATTCGGGTCGTCGGTGGTCCAACGGTGCTCGATCGTATCCTTGGGGGCAGTGTCATCGGGACCAAGACGACCGTTCTGCTGCTGCTGATCGGCATGATGTACGGTAATGTCGGCATGTTCGTCGATATCGCCCTCGCTTATGCCCTGCTGAACTTTATTGCCACCCTGGGGGCGACCAAGTACTTTTTGCGGCGCAAAAGTGTGCATCTTGAAGGCGAGTCCTGA
- the mnhG gene encoding monovalent cation/H(+) antiporter subunit G, translated as MSIVSAFLILGGLFFFGVGVVGILRLPDFYTRLHGASKCDTLGAFLILSGLALHVLAVFDLAHVLVSLKIMAIAIFLSIANPTATHAITEGALLAGVEPWRKGKGAK; from the coding sequence ATGAGCATCGTTTCTGCATTTCTCATTCTGGGGGGCCTCTTCTTTTTTGGGGTGGGAGTCGTCGGTATTTTGCGGCTCCCCGATTTCTACACCCGGCTGCATGGGGCCAGCAAGTGCGATACCCTGGGCGCTTTTCTGATTTTGTCCGGGCTGGCTCTCCATGTTCTCGCCGTCTTTGATCTGGCCCATGTGCTGGTCAGCCTGAAAATTATGGCCATCGCTATCTTTCTTTCCATTGCCAATCCGACAGCGACCCATGCCATCACCGAGGGCGCTCTTCTTGCCGGGGTCGAACCCTGGCGCAAGGGAAAGGGGGCAAAATGA
- a CDS encoding Na+/H+ antiporter subunit E, with translation MAKVATFFIMLAFWALLSGMFDAFHFTLGVICCLLVAQFSHRLLFPDGIGGRWIRDIFGMFLYLPWLFWQVIIANFQVAYIVLHPRMMDLIDPQLIRFNTQLKRPFAKVTFAQSITLTPGTITVSVHEDEFTVYALTRSGAESLPGEMEQRVAKALEDKA, from the coding sequence ATGGCCAAAGTTGCCACTTTTTTTATCATGCTCGCTTTCTGGGCCCTTCTCTCGGGAATGTTTGACGCTTTTCACTTCACGCTCGGGGTGATCTGCTGTCTGCTGGTGGCTCAGTTCAGTCACAGGCTGCTCTTCCCGGACGGGATAGGGGGCCGCTGGATACGGGATATTTTCGGCATGTTCCTGTATCTGCCCTGGCTCTTCTGGCAAGTCATCATCGCCAATTTTCAAGTGGCCTACATTGTCCTTCATCCCCGCATGATGGATCTCATCGACCCCCAGCTTATTCGCTTCAACACCCAGCTCAAGCGCCCCTTCGCCAAAGTGACCTTTGCCCAGTCTATCACCCTGACACCGGGGACCATTACGGTGAGTGTTCACGAGGACGAATTCACCGTTTATGCCCTGACCCGTAGTGGGGCTGAATCCCTGCCGGGGGAAATGGAGCAGCGCGTGGCCAAAGCTCTGGAGGATAAAGCATGA
- the mbhE gene encoding hydrogen gas-evolving membrane-bound hydrogenase subunit E, translating to MKTVALLATLLTGALLLYGTKDFAPWADPQSPASTHLSAYYIENAVKETHVPNLVTAVLGDYRGYDTMFETVVIYCAGLAVVSVLRRRKS from the coding sequence TTGAAAACCGTCGCTTTGCTCGCAACGCTGTTGACCGGGGCCCTGCTGTTGTACGGCACCAAGGATTTCGCCCCCTGGGCTGATCCGCAATCGCCGGCCAGCACCCACCTGTCAGCCTATTACATTGAGAATGCCGTCAAGGAAACTCATGTCCCCAATCTGGTGACCGCCGTTCTCGGCGATTACCGGGGCTACGACACCATGTTCGAAACGGTTGTTATCTACTGTGCCGGATTGGCGGTCGTCAGCGTGCTCAGGAGACGAAAATCATGA
- a CDS encoding hydrogenase subunit MbhD domain-containing protein, producing MIWQVDLLILVLVVICALATITTKDLLGASVIFGVYSFMMCLLWAEMGAVDVAFTEATVGAGVSTILFIAAILRTTRRSKD from the coding sequence ATGATCTGGCAAGTCGATCTGCTGATCCTGGTTCTCGTCGTTATCTGTGCCCTGGCGACCATAACGACCAAGGATCTTCTCGGTGCTTCGGTTATCTTTGGCGTCTACAGTTTCATGATGTGCCTGCTGTGGGCCGAAATGGGCGCGGTCGATGTGGCCTTTACCGAAGCGACCGTCGGTGCCGGCGTCAGTACGATTCTGTTTATTGCCGCCATTTTAAGGACGACTCGAAGGAGTAAAGATTGA